The window GCGGCGTCGCTTGAGGCGGCGGTGGCCGAGGAGGATGCGGAACGGGCCGCGATGCTGTTGGGGCTGGCGGACGATCTGGGACATGTCGTGGACCGGGCGCCCGCCGCGGCGCTGATCGCGGAGGCCGAAGGGTGGACCGCCAGCGCGGCGGCCTGCGTCGCCTGCATGGCGGATGCCATGTCCTGCCCGTCCGTCGCGATGCTCGGCGCCTGCGCGGTACCCTTCGAGATGTCGCCCCTGGGGGATGTGAACGCGCTCCGGCGGCAGGCGATGAATTGGGCCACGGATGTCGAGGTGGATGAAGTCGAGGCGGGCCTTGCGACGCTGGGACTGGCGGCGACGGCCGGCATCCTCGTGTCCGGCGGAAGCAGCGTGACGGTGAAGGCGGGGGCCAGCCTATTGCGGCTGGGGCGGCGGATCGGCGCGGTCACACCGGAGCTTGCGCGGATGCTGCGCGTCCCGGTGCGGTGGGACGGGGTTCCGGGCGTCGTAACGGGCCGGATCGGGATCGGCGAGATCACGGACACCGCCAAGCTGACGTCGCTGGGCGCCGTGGCAGCGGACCTCCAGCGCGTGCGCCGCGCGACCTCGACCGGCGAGGCGTTGCGCCTGACCCGGCTGATCGACACCCCCGAGGACGCCCGTCATGTCGCCCGCATCGCCGAGGCCATGGGGCCGCGCACGACCCGGACCTTCGCCGTCCTCGGCAAGTCGCGGACCCTGCGGGCCGGGATGCGCGTCAGCCGGGTGGCGGTTGCGGCGATGGTGGCCGTCTGGCTGGCCGTGCTGCAACTGGCACTCGTGATCGCGACCCGCATCGGCACGGCGTCCGTGCGCGCGGGCCTGCGCCTCTTCAGTGCGCCCCCGCCGCGCCGGGAACCCGTTCTCACCCGCACCGCCTGAGCGCTTGCCAGACCGGTGCGCCAGCGCCATGCTGTGCGCTGCCGAAACCACGCCCGAGGCCCCAGATGCGCAAGTTCCTTGTCGTCCTCGACGACAGCCGCGAATGCCTGAACGCCATGCGCTTTGCGTCGCTTCGGGCCGAGCACACGCGCGCGGGGGTCGAGGTGCTGTCGGTGATCCCGCCCGACGAGTTCAACCACTGGATCGGGGTCGGCGACATCATGCGCGAGGAGGCCCGCGAGCGCATCGTGGCGCATTTCGAGGTCTTCGCGAAATGGATGCGCGACAAGCACGGGCTGGAGCCGCATCTGGTGATCCGCGAGGGCGAGCCGGTGGACGAGATCCTGGCCCAAGTGCGCGAGGATCCGGAGATCGGCGTGCTGGTGCTGGGTGCCGCAGTCGAGGGCAAGGGTCCGGGGCCGCTGGTCACCGCGCTGACCAAGTCCGCGGGCAACCTCCCCGTGCCGATGACAATCGTTCCGGGCAACCTCACCAAGGAGCAGCTCGAGGGCATCGCCTGAGCGCGCACTGGAAAGCCGACGCCGGACTGCTAGCCTAATGGGCTCAACAGCTTGCCGGAGACCGCACCCATGTTCCGCATCGCCCTCGCCCTTATCGTGACGTTGACGCTGGCGGGGGCTGCGGCGGCGCAGCAGGCCATCCGCATCAACGGGCCGTTCGATCCGGGTCGGCTGACCTCGTCGGAGAAGCGGCTGGTGCAGGCCGCGCTGGCCCATGCGGGAACCTATGACGCGCTTCTGGACGGTGCCTGGGGCCGAGGTAGCCAAGGCGCGCTCGATCAATATGTCCGCGAGACGACGGGCAGCCGGACGCCGACATGGAGGGACGTTCGCAGCCTGATGCGCGGGTTCGAGGCCGAGCGGCAGGGGAGCGGCTGGGTGCCGGTCTGGCATCCCGACTGGCAGGTCTACCACCTGCGGCCCGACGGCATCCTCCAGGTCCAGAACGTCGGCGCGGACACGCGCTACTACACGCCCGACGCGTCGTTCCTGCTGATCGCGCAGCCGATGAACCGGCGGCCCGACGACCTGCACGCGACCTTCCTGGCTGATGCGCGGACCGACCGCGATCCCTACACGCTGCGGACGGATACGCGGATGATCACGGCGGCACAGCTGCGCGGCGGGCGCCACACCTACCTGCGCTCGGATCGCCACAATGGGCGCTGGATGACGCACACGCTGGTGGCGGACGATGCCAACCAGGCGCGGCTGCAGCTCGTCGCGGCCAGCTTTGCGCGCCGCAACATGGGCGATATCGCACCGGGCACGGGCGGCGTGATCGCGGCGCTGCTCGGCGGGTCGGGCCCCGCCCTTCCCGAGCCGGACCGTCCCGCGACGAATGGCGGTCGCGGTGACGTGTCGCTGGAGGATGCCCTCGAAGGGGCGCTGATCGGGGCGATCACGGGGCTTCTCAACCGCGACCGGGACGACCGCGCGCCGGTCGCCACGCCTGCACCCGCCCCCCTGCCCGATCCCGACCGCGGCCGGCGCATCGCCACGGGGACCTTCGTGAACACGACCGACATCGTCACGACGACCCGGCTCGACCGGGTCTGCGACGGCGTTCGTATCGCGGGGGGGGCTGCGCTGGTGCGCGTCGATGTCGACCGGGACGCGGGCGTCGCGGTCTATGCCGCGCCGGGGCGTAGCGATGGCTGGCTTCCGCTCGATGACGGCACGCCGCGCCGTGGCGACGGGCTGGCCCTCCTGACCCGCGTCGGGCGCGATGGCGACGCGCGCACGACGCGCGGCCGCATCCTGCGAGAGATCACGGGCGACGGCGTCCTCTTGGTCGAGGCCGCACCCGATGCTCGGGGTGCCGCCGGCGCGCCCGTCCTGTCGTCGGAGGGCACGCTTGTGGGTCTCTGGCTCGAGGACCGGGCCGCGGACGGGCTGGGCGAGACAGTCACGCCCGACCGGCTGGCCCGCGCGCTGGACGGGATGGGCGTGCCGTTCCGGCGCGGTGGCGACCGGCGCGGCATCGGAGCGGATGCGCGATCCGCCGTCGTGGCGCTTCGCTGCGACCGCCGCTGAGAGCAGTTTAGAACGGTTCCAAAACCTTGACCCCCGGCGGCCGAAGGCGCACATAGAAGACCGACCCCGGAGGTGCCCCCCATGTTCATCCAGACCGAGACGACCCCGAACCCCGCGACGCTGAAATTCCTGCCCGGCCAGACAGTGCTCGATACCGGTACGGCCGATTTTCCCGATTCCGACAGCGCCGCACCCAGTCCCCTCGCGACCCGTCTCTTCGGGATCGAGGGCGTCACGGGCGTGTTCCTCGGCCATGACTTCGTGACGGTGACCAAGAACGAAGGCACCCAGTGGGATCACGTGAAGCCCGCGATCCTCGGCGGCATCATGGAGCATTTCCAGTCGGGCGCGCCCGTCATGGAGGGCGAGACGCAGTCCGCCCACGGCGCCAACCACGACGAGGCCGACAGCGCCGTCGTCGGCCAGATCACCGAGCTTCTGGACACGCGCGTCCGTCCGGCCGTTGCGCAGGATGGCGGCGACATCACGTTCCACGGCTACGAGCGGGGCGTCGTCTATCTCCAGATGAAGGGCGCCTGCGCGGGCTGTCCCTCTTCGACGATGACGCTGAAGATGGGGATCGAGAATCTGCTCCGGCACTACATCCCCGAAGTCCTCGAAGTCCGGCCCGTCGGGGTCTGATCCTTGGCCGATCCGGTCGTCACGGGGCGCTGCTATTGCGGCGCCTCGCGCATTTCGGCGGATGGCGCGGCGCTGACCGTCGCATGGTGCCACTGCCGCGACTGCCGCCGCTGGACCGGCGCGCCGCAACCCGCCTTCGCCGCCTTCCCGCCCGATACGCTGCACCTCAGCCCCGACACGCTCGAGCCGTTCCGGGCGGTCGCGGGTGTCGCGCGCTGGACCTGCCCGACCTGCGGCTCGCCGCTGGCGGCCCGGTTCGACTATCTGCCGGACCAGGTCTGGGTCCCGCTCGGGGTACTCGACCAGGCCGAGGCCCTCGTGCCCGCGTCCCATTCCCATGCCGACGCCGCCCTGCCGTGGCTGCATCTCGACGACGGCTTGCCCCGCTCGGGTGGCAGTGGCCGGGATCGGCTGAACGCCGAGCTGGATCTCGATGGCTGAGCGCCTGATCCTCGCCTTCGACACGTCCGGCCCCCATTGCGCCGCAGCGCTTCTGCGGGGGGGCAAGGTCGTCGCCGCGCGCGAAGAGCCGATGACGCGCGGACAGGCGGAACGGCTGATGCCGGTCCTCGAAGCGCTTTTGTCCGAGGGACGGGCAGCCTGGTCCGACCTCGACGCGATCGGCGTCGGGATCGGGCCGGGCAATTTCACCGGCACGCGCATCGCGGTCGCAGCCGCACGGGGGCTGGCGCTGGGGCTGGGCATCCCAGCCGAGGGCGTGGGCACGGTCGAGGCGCTGGCCGCCGGGCGCGACGTCACGGTCTGCCTGCCGGCGCCGCGCGGCCAGGTGCATCTGGGCTGGCGCGACACGATCGAGACGCGGACACCCGGCGACGCCCTGCCCGATGGCTGGCCCGCAGCCCTGACCGGGCCCGCCGCCGGCACGATGGCGCCGGGCACCGTTCCCGCCCCGTCCGAACCCGTGGCCATCGCCATCGCGCGCG is drawn from uncultured Jannaschia sp. and contains these coding sequences:
- a CDS encoding universal stress protein, encoding MRKFLVVLDDSRECLNAMRFASLRAEHTRAGVEVLSVIPPDEFNHWIGVGDIMREEARERIVAHFEVFAKWMRDKHGLEPHLVIREGEPVDEILAQVREDPEIGVLVLGAAVEGKGPGPLVTALTKSAGNLPVPMTIVPGNLTKEQLEGIA
- a CDS encoding NifU family protein, with product MFIQTETTPNPATLKFLPGQTVLDTGTADFPDSDSAAPSPLATRLFGIEGVTGVFLGHDFVTVTKNEGTQWDHVKPAILGGIMEHFQSGAPVMEGETQSAHGANHDEADSAVVGQITELLDTRVRPAVAQDGGDITFHGYERGVVYLQMKGACAGCPSSTMTLKMGIENLLRHYIPEVLEVRPVGV
- a CDS encoding GFA family protein, which gives rise to MADPVVTGRCYCGASRISADGAALTVAWCHCRDCRRWTGAPQPAFAAFPPDTLHLSPDTLEPFRAVAGVARWTCPTCGSPLAARFDYLPDQVWVPLGVLDQAEALVPASHSHADAALPWLHLDDGLPRSGGSGRDRLNAELDLDG
- the tsaB gene encoding tRNA (adenosine(37)-N6)-threonylcarbamoyltransferase complex dimerization subunit type 1 TsaB produces the protein MAERLILAFDTSGPHCAAALLRGGKVVAAREEPMTRGQAERLMPVLEALLSEGRAAWSDLDAIGVGIGPGNFTGTRIAVAAARGLALGLGIPAEGVGTVEALAAGRDVTVCLPAPRGQVHLGWRDTIETRTPGDALPDGWPAALTGPAAGTMAPGTVPAPSEPVAIAIARVAATRAAPGRARPAPIYLRPADAAPPSDPPPILI